The following DNA comes from Salvia splendens isolate huo1 chromosome 17, SspV2, whole genome shotgun sequence.
CTTTTTAATTATccatcaaattaattaatattatgatCCATCCCTTTTATGCTTTTTAGCTGTTCACTTGGACATTTCTTCTTAACTTGCATTATTCCATCTTATCCAACCAGAAGACTGCAATTAGTAGGAATCTACGTACAATACACATAAAACTTTTtaagtaatttaaataataattagaaaGGTTTAAACTAAAATTATCTTAACTAGATaagtttaattaataaatataggGTACtacttattaaattaataaatccaTCCTAAAAACGAGGTTTGATTTGCAcaagtataaaaataaaatatgcaagaatacaaaattttatcattataaatatatagtactatgaATTGTAGTATACATATTATAAACTCTATGCATATATTATTctgaattaaatatatatgtgtacataaattatatacatatagtTGGAATTCTTTTTACATTTAAAATTTCTTcgagaaaattaattaataaaaaaatgaaataacatATTACATGCCCTTTTACAATAATTTaggaatttatttttaaaattaaatacatattcatttagaaaaaataatttttttacttatatacataaactatctCAATGTCAAATTTCATGTGCATGTGAATTTATCATAAAACTttcaaataaaatcatttttttattttcagttaatATAATATGAGCAATTTAATAAAGTAATACGTGGTGATTAATTAGACCATTTGGATCTCTACATCTAAAATCACAATGTCTTCGAACCGTACGGCTACGAGTAGTGAGAGGTACTAATTTGGGCAAACCCTATAATGTCAAAATCTTTGAATATTAATCACCTTTCACTATAGCTAATTAATATTCAAACAAATAATATCCCGACACCTTTTCTGCACACAACAGTAAAATCAACAATcaattgcattaaaaatacacatacaacattttattcaatttattgAATGAAAAGGGAtattacaaattgaaaaatcAGTCATCAAGCTCGATCTTGATACCACCAATGGTGACGGCGTCGCCGCCGTTAGTCGGCACCAACGTGACCAGCACGTGCTCATCATCCTCCGCGTCGAGATCTTCCATAATATCCGAAATCGACAGCCTCAGCTGCGTCTTAATCTTCTTCTCATTCTTATGCTTGTGCGGAACATTCACGAAGCTTCCGGCAAACTCCGTGTTCTCCGCCGTCGTAACGACGTCGTCTTCGTCGTTAATGTAGACGTCGAATTTAACGTAGGAATCGCGATCGACCTCGATCCCTTCGATCACCAATACCTCCTCGAGCTCATCCTTCTCCTTCTTgctcctcttcttcttcggcCTCTTCACCATCACTTTTAAAACCCGGTCCAGTTTCGCAGGAAACTGGGCCGGGGAGTCGGCCGCGTTCGCCCTCCCGAGCTTCTTCAGTTTCCGCAGAGCTGAAGAAACCCGCGGAGTCGGGCGGCTGTTAAGCCAGGGTATGTCAACGCCCTGGTACTCGTACCCGAGCTTTCTCAGGTCGAGACAGTCCCGGACCTTGACCCGGACCATCCTcgcgtcctcgtcgtagaaaaGGAACGACGCGTTGAGGTAGTCCGGGTCGGTGATGTCCGCCCGCCGCCCGCCCAGGGTTTTCCACACGCTCCACAGCCGGTCGATGTTGGAGTGGTGCGCGTAGAAAATCGGGTCCCGGGCGGCCGAGTAGAAATTCCCCATGTTCTCGGTGTTCGGCTGGGTCCGGTCGCCGGTCCAGACGTGCACCGGGCCGTGGGGGATCCCCTCGATGGACCCGCCTCCTGGGTTCGGGTCCTCGCCGCGGCGGTAGGGGCTTCCGAAGAAGAGGCGCGGGGTTTTCGAGTTCGACACCATCTGCCGGTACATGACGGTTAGATTCGTCTGCGCTTGTTGTTCCGGTGTGGTGCTCGGGTCGCTACCGTTGTAGTTGAGGTCGACCAGTGCAGGCGGCTGGTGGGCCCGGTCGCGGAGCGGGTCGTAGAGGGCGGATTTAGGGTTTGCGTACATGGACGGGATCGGCATTCCACGTGGCGCGTCCCAGTTCCAGTAGGGCATCGCGAAGGTGGGGTCGCCGAGGAGTTTCCCGAGGATCCGCTCGTAGAAGTAGAGGTAGTAGCGGTGGAAGGGGAAGAAGAGCCATGAGTTATGGACCTTCAGAAGCagcggacgcagaaaaaaatattagtaattttataattttataaatattaactTACGGTAAGGACTGAAGATAATTTTACTATATAATTTCACttattttataaagaaaaaggaGCTTAAGCCGTTACCTGCAGCTCGAGGTCGGGAAACCCGGCTTGGTCATACGCGCCATCGCAGTAAGCGCAGTGGACGTTGGCCTGCTGCTTAAAACTTCGGGGGTCGTCGTCGGGGAGGGCTCGCATCAGCTCGACAGCTTTGTTGAATTTCGCTATGTACGCGTCGTCGGCCAGATGGGCGGCGGGGCGGACGCGGAATTTGGCCGGCGGCGGGGGGAATTTGAAGTCGATGATTTCTCCGGTGAGGGGCGGGCAGCAGTTTGTGGGGGTGGCGCCGGCGGGGAGGTCGGCGGGGCCGCATTGGGTGACGTCGGGGGCGGAGATCGGGGCGGCGAAGGAGAAGGGGGAGGTGGCGAGGGTGGTGGCGCCGTAGAGTCCGCCGAGGCCGATTAGTAGGTTTCTTCTGTCGAATTTGGATGGGAGAGGGGATTCTTGATCGTTGTTTGATGATTTGCATGAGATGCTATGGCTGCGGCGGGGAGTtttggtggcggcggcggcggcggtgatgGTGGGAATGGGAAGATGTGAGAGAATGAACGAAGCCATTTTCTTTGGTTGATTATGGCTATATGATATAGTTGGGATTagtatatatagaaaaatgttTGGATAGTTGgattcataattaattcaaaCCGTGGACTGTTATTCACATCGCGCAACCTTCTTCTTTGTTAATGCATTCACAAACCCTATATTTTACATTTCAGTCTGTAATACTACGTGGATTGGTATGACTCCTTGccatataattattcattttatgaTACTACTATTACTATAATTGAAAGATGTAGTTATGATTTATTATTCTATATTTATCTGTATAAAATTAGGctgtaaaattattttaattaaagagAGGTGATTATGACTTATTACGTAATTATTTGTCTGTGACTAAGTTGTTAGttgtgatattattttaattgaaagtgtgactaaaactattttttattgtaTATAATTATCTATCTAGAATTATGTTATGAGAATCAATCTCACGAAGCTTCGGTCatgagatataatcttgcaaattgAATAAATGAGATATAATTATCTTATATAGCTTGTATTGATGTATAGATTGATGCATACATGGACCATTCAACTTATAATTAATGAAGTAGTTGTAAAATTGTATTAACGCGTCCAACAACTAATGTGACGACAACACACCATTTACCACTTTATTTAATGGAATAGTATATTACTAATATCCTATGATTTCAACTGTGTATACTTTAGTTGAATATATTATTAACTGTTTAATATTGCGACAAATTTGGGTATAATAATTGTTTTCAAATAGATTATTAGAGTTGATAATTTAGAAAGTAgcgtatttaatttttaaaattccaaaattttcaaataaatgtTAATTGTGGTGTAATATATCATAGTACATTTTATTCGATGTTATTAAAATAAGTAAGTAATTTATAAATGAAACACAAGACActacaaaatggggtggttaaCTACCACGTGATCTAACTACCCATCACTGCGTCAATCGACATttccacattaattaattgatgcatGTCGTGATTAGttggaaaattaataaaaatagtactccactacttcttttaacattttatatgaCAAACGCATGTAATCACTCACTTATGCAATTATCTTCAAGAAACTAATTACATAGAATCTTCACAAGCACAACTCCACTAATCATTTAAACAGTAAAACAAACTCTGTGGTTTTTTATACCTTGCtcttgaaaagaaaaaaggaaacaCGAGTAcacaggggcggacgcagaaataaacaTGAGTGGGcgctaaattttcaaaattttatataaaaataaattttcatgtaatttaaaatattattaggggCTTTTATATACCAATATgttcaaaatatgaataaattttaaaattttataatagaaaaaaattaaaaaattggatTCATTAGGGGCTAAAGCCCTCCCCTCTTTACATGTGGGTCCGCCCATGCGAGTACATGTAGAGAAAAAAGCGTAAGAACCTCTACAAATTACACAGTTTTTACCTAATTAATGAGACTTTATACATTAATATATgatgaataatttattaaatcaaCTTGATGCACTTGTACCTAGTTAAATtaataaacaacaaattaatagtttatTTAAGATGATCATGAGTTGGAAAAATCTTATCCAAGAAATCTAAAAGTCAATTACTtaacaaattttaatattatatccACGACCACGAGCTCCAATTTCGAAGAAAGACGGCAAGTATACTAATTTGAGCCAGTTTCGAAATCATCTAATATTGATGCTAGCATTTACTATATactattaacaaataaataaataattttatactactaaaaaGTACAAATCCCGATCAATAATAATTAATGGACAATTTAATTGATTAGAGGCTCACTGGGTTGTATTACataccaaactagttttaaacactaaacaccaaacacatcattatataataatgcggagttcattacaactttatttgtagttcattatatggaattctaagatttaaaaacaatgacatcatcatgcataatttagaaatctgaaattcattatatgtttgttattagttcattataatgaactccatgttatcatataatgatgttgttcggcgtttaaaGTTTAAGAGTGGTTTGGTATTGATCACAATTCGGTTTTCACTAGATCTATTTTAACTTCGCCAATTAAACTTTATATCTCTCTTTTGATTTCTACgtttcactttaattattttagtgCTTCTTCAATGTTCTAGTTACTCAACTTAGGTTACGTTGTCGATTATTCCCTTTTTATAAGCCGGCCCCCCAACCTGACTCTGATTTTTCTTAGAAATGCAAAATTATCTTTCATAAATAgctaattataaaatataagtaaTGTATATAGGTATTTGTATTGAGGTAAGTGGTATATTCAAATTAATACTTCATTCGTTTGTAAAATAAAATctcattttatcataaatataaaagtttgcattaaaatttcaacttcacttttctatttttaggaaatgtatattattaaattgtttCATAATATTCCTTTCGTTCGCGAATACAAGTCTcagttcatttttactataaataatgatagaactcacattccactaactcattacactcacattttatttaaaactaatatatatacaatgAGAATGATAATATATACCCATAACTTTTTTTCCACTcgttttttttaacatttcttaaaatcgcGACGAAAAGAAATGAGACACATATTCGCGAACAGATGAATATTATACAATTATGAAACTAATAATAGTACAAAAGTAAAACTCATATTCgattaattttcatattttcatatataatTTGTAAAATTCACATATGATTAAAATGAACCTAATATATATTAGGAAGAGTATTAGCTAGGAATAAAAAGTGCTTCGAAATTCAACATCGTGATTAATGTCACAAAATCAATTCGAAGACGTTAGCACGGGGGCCGTCCAAAGCTAGATTAGGTGTTGATTAAGTAAGCTAATCCTCATATTAAGCTTATAGCTACTATTGGGAagagaaataaagaaataaaaataaattacattgaTAGTTGTTGGTGTAGATCGAGTAAGTCGTTGGATGATGAATTGCCGAAACACAATTTGGACGAAAGACAATTTTGATATTGACCACTtgattaaaataacaaaaataagtatttaatatttattattcatgattTCCAATTacaaaactttctatttttataatctTCTTGAACCAAAGTCATCATAAAGCAAAATACAACGGCGTAAGAGCATTCCCAACGGTGAGCAGCAGCTCAccgtccgtccttgccgctggcaaggacgcgcTCCGCCACcattgcgctcttgccgctggcagggcgctgctctatgcatagagcacgtccgtgccagcggcaagagcacagcgcgtcgacgtggcagcttccgattggcccgttgatttatcattttttatttattttttttaaaaaattgaaaaaatctgaaaaattcaaaattaataaaaaaaatattgtctcacttcctaataaaatatatccattttttccacacttttaatttatttttttcattatttttaccccaaaattcatactttcatctataaatactctcatttcaaacacaaaaaatgacactatactaaacaactctctcaatctcaatttttaggattttaattatgtaatttttaatttttaggagtttaattatgtaatttttaatttttagtattttaattatgtaatttttaatttttaggattttaattatgtcttttttattttatttgtaatttgtaatatttattgtggttttttaatgaattttagtattatggaaatgttattgtttaattgaattttaaattaaatgtgctcgtccttgcggaagagcacagttgtgggtgttgtgctattgCCAGAGAGTAGGCATGAATAGTACtgtccgggcccacaaccgtgccgctggcaagagcacggttgtggatgctctaaaagatGGAGGTTTGTCTTTACCGAATTTAAGGAAATTCATGTGATGATGTATTTGTGCTAAATTAATCAAGTGGAAATTGAACACTAAATACGGacttattttcttaatttcagTGTccaaaattatgtcatttttagtgagaaagaagaaaatattatttcatatttttatttatgttaaaattagGTTTTTATTTGTTGTATAGCACAAGGACCAGATTTGAAGGTACATAAAACTGTAGCCTATTTTTCTAGTaatattcttcttttttttaaaggaggatcgacgatggttccccatctacccccgaagtgactcggacccccggcctaacggtcggaggtgaagcgtcttaccaccgagtTGCACTTCGTTGTCGGGATGGGAAGGAACGAGTCAGCCAACCTTTCCCCAAGCACGGGTTCATACCAGTTAACTGTATCAACCCAATCAAGGGTACCAAGTTAACCTATCTCCCTCAGCGTCTGGGTCCCAAGCACGGGTACAGACCAGTTAACTGTATCAACCCAATCAAGGGTACTAAGTTAACCTATCTCCCCCAGCGTCTGTGTCCCAAGCACGGGTACAGACCAGTTAACTGTATCAACCCAATCAAGGGTACCAAGTTAACCTATCTCCCCCAGTGCCTGGATCTAGGCCAGGACTCAAGAACTccccaggggaaattaatccccaagttGCACCTCACATGGGTCGAactcgtgacctctaggatgacgcggtatccttgcctccctcctcaaccacttgagctagagGGCTTGGATATTTTCTAGTAATATTATTCCTCGTGGGGAAGTTGCACCATTTAGAAAGTTCATTTTCCATTAAGAAGTTTGAAGATTTTAATCCTTTAATTGTCACAATACTATAAGATTAGATCAAATGACTTAGTATTCATTAGATGTCGATTGGACACGTATGACTGGTCTGTTTCTTAAAGTGTTCAAACTTCAAACCATAGGCATAAAGATTTGCAGTTTGACtagtttttattaatttaatcattttcTATATCGTCGTAGGCTGCAAATTTTATAGAGTACCACacgaaatataataaaaaaagtataTATGATGAAAGATTAGAGTACTTTTGAAAGAGAGCAACAATTATGTTCCACcctaatttaatatatatactcAACCATCCAATGAGAATGATAAATATAGTTAAAAAAGGAGAATCATTTTTATCTCCAATCACGAAGATTTACGAAGGATGTAAATAAATTTAGTTATGAATTTCAGTTTTAGGTTAGAATCTCATTATATGCAAAATGTTTATATGTATTTAGTCATCTTTTATATATAATAGATCTTGTgtaattcatttttatatatgttTCATCCGTCCGTTAAAATTTGAGATCTATACTTCTGCACTATATTCAAAGAGGGAGTTTCAATTTGCAATTGATTGCATTGAAAAATTGGTTTGAATGAAAATCATTAATCAACGGTCAGTAAAATGATATCAAATGTAAACACAATAGTTTCAAATCCtagtttgtttttgtttttataactTTTTTCCTTTGTTTCAAACAAATCGAACAATTTGATAGTAAGCtattatcttttaaatttggatacgatttttttatataaaattttacattattcaaaacaattTATTCTCAGTCAAATTAAATGTGCGATCTCAGTAtgatttatttgaaaggtttttATCTTTCTCCTacgtaaaaatgaaatattactaCGTactaaaaaaatccaaaatcccAACATTGTAAATTTTGATAAGTTCAGGGCTTATGATTAACGGCGCAGAGCATGTTTAGATTTCTGACATCGTCTAAAATTGGCACTATAATTTGTAAATTAGGGGCAGACGCATAAATTTTCGATAGTAGGGACTATATTATATTCTCTCCATCCACAATAAAATAGGCAATTTGAGAACGGcataaattttaatacataatcaataaagtaagagaatgagaaaaaatataaaataatatactccctccttttccggtcacttttgcgcacccattttattaaaaacgacaataaataattaaagtggagaaatggtaaagtacgagagaaaATAATGTCGAGAGGATTATCATTTTTGTAAAACGAGTGCGTAAAAGTGACTAAAACTCTTAAAAttggacgaagagagtaataaataatagaactcataaattataaaagtaAGAGTGAAATAGAAAATGTTTCCATAAATTAGTGTGCACTCCTAAATAAAAACATGAATTTAATACGACGATGAACTTTTTAAAGCATCAGTTTCATTAAAAATACATTTGAATTTTCGGTTGgactttaatttaaaataataagctAATAAGTGAAATCATTTAATGCAGCCGGtgctttattaataaaataatattatattttattttttaaaaattaagtcTCTTCCTCAACAAGACACAACTGacattattctttatttctacCGCAGCAAATATTCAGTTCAACCCCTCTTCTTACTCAAATTTTGATGATTTACTCTTTAATAACCTAAATTTGGTGCGCGCTAATGAccgttttaaaaataattgcaAATTTTGGAAGtggagaaaatataaaaataagaatttgaGAAAGTGCTTAAGCCTTCCCTTGACTGCGTCCGCCCATGTttgtaatgttttttttttttaattttttatttttgttcctttcttttttttagccCTACTTGCACGTCGGCTAGTCGCCCATGTTTGTAATGTTAACATACTAGCCTTTTTTCATGGGCCTACCTTACACGGCCCATGCCTTCACCCAATCTTAATGACCCAACAACTAAATTAGTCATGCAAACTAGATTAAATTATACTACCGAATTTATTgtactattaaaaaaatataacttagtaaatattaatttttctgATACTGAATATATTACGAGACAAGTGGTACTTATTTTTTTGTATACTATTATCAGTGACTATATATACATGTATGTGTTTACAACCATTTTGCGATAAAATAATTTGTTACTTTACTTGTATATGTACTTTGAGATGAGAATAAATGAGTATGAAGTAATATGAATTACATCTGAAATACATACAATTTATAACATATAAAACATCTGAAATACATACAATTTATAACATATTTATATGTCTATATTATCACTATAGTTTTaaacaataaaatgaaaattaatgaaatgagatatgagttttttaattaaagagtTAATTGTTTGATCTACTAGATTGTTACTCCACATGattaaatattaattctagACAAAATCTTTTACGCGCGCTCTTATAATACACATAGATCTTCCTAGTAGTGTCGACCTGCATGcgatttatatattttcttaaaaagcCGTATGAAAAGAGAGAAGCTTCATGAGATGCTACCTTTGTATCGTTCACAACCTCCCACCGCCGCTTTCGTGACTCGTGCACCGCTTTCCTGCCGTTGTCTCCACTCTTGCCGACTCTTATGCGACTCCCTCCAATTTATATAATGGACTTAAATCGAAAAtccaaaaatttttaaaattgcaaatGACAAGTGTTTCCCAATTGCATTACCTCGGTCTTTCATTAGCTAAAACAAATGACTAAATCATTAAAAATAGAGGATTGAATCAATAAAAGCTAATGATCATATTGAATGTCGCATATCATATATTCACCTCCTatattttcctcttttttttaatgGATGATGAGACAAGCTGCTAACTTTttaatggaaaaaaataaataaaagattttCAAAAAATCATAGCGGCAGCTTacctatcttattttattaaggTGGATTAACAAATGCAATAATTCCAcctcaattttaaattttttaaccataaaaaaattttgaattccaaatattttaatataggCCCCGCTCCAATCCTCTTCAAATTACACCGCTCAACCACCCACTCGCCCGCACGCGTTCTTCGTAATCCTAATCGCCCAGCCTCCTTACACCTGGCAACATCCGCCACATATACGGCCACGATTCACTCGTTGCTACACGCGCTCATGTTCGAATCTAGCCCTCCATCTGCCCCGAAACGTAAAACATAAAATTAGccctctctgtctctctccTCTGTTTTGTTCTCTTTTTCGAATgtgtgagagagaaaatatattaGTTTCGCACCCACCCACGCACCCCACCTCCCTCCCCCACACTGAACCCTCGCCGGCACTAGCCTGAGTGTGGCGAATCAATCGCCGGAGATTCCAGCTGCGAAATCGCGTCGTCATTCGGTGCCGGATTTGATTGAGGTATTCATCGTCGGTAAAAGTATAGGAAATGTCGGAGGATGAGAAGCTGCTGAAGGAGGCGAAGAAATTGCCGTGGGAGGATCGGCTGGCGCACAAGAATTGGAAAGTTCGGAACGATGCGAATATCGATTTGGCCGCCGTTTGCGACGGTATTACAGATCCCAAGGACCCGCGCCTTCGTGAATTCGGTGAGGATTTTGATTGTTTTGCGAGATAGATCTAGTTTGTTTTGTGGCTGTTTGATCGGGCCTAGTTGATCTAAGGAAGGATACGGCGAATGCGGAGGTGTTAATGTGGTTTGGATTACTGCAGCTCGTTGCTCTTCCTTTTGGCCTAATCCTGGCGGTTTTTTGTTAGGTCCGTTTTTCAGGAAGGCGGTGGCTGATTCCAATGCACCGGTGCAAGAGAAGGCTCTGGATGCGCTCATTGCGTTTTTGAAAGCTGCAGATGCTGATGCTGGGAGGTGAATTGTTTTTCTATAGGACTTTGTTTTTGAATTCAACTGAATTTGTTTTGAATACTGCTGAATGAGCTGCTCATTGAGTTGTTAATGGTTTGATTTCGGTTGCAG
Coding sequences within:
- the LOC121774963 gene encoding polyphenol oxidase, chloroplastic-like, encoding MASFILSHLPIPTITAAAAATKTPRRSHSISCKSSNNDQESPLPSKFDRRNLLIGLGGLYGATTLATSPFSFAAPISAPDVTQCGPADLPAGATPTNCCPPLTGEIIDFKFPPPPAKFRVRPAAHLADDAYIAKFNKAVELMRALPDDDPRSFKQQANVHCAYCDGAYDQAGFPDLELQVHNSWLFFPFHRYYLYFYERILGKLLGDPTFAMPYWNWDAPRGMPIPSMYANPKSALYDPLRDRAHQPPALVDLNYNGSDPSTTPEQQAQTNLTVMYRQMVSNSKTPRLFFGSPYRRGEDPNPGGGSIEGIPHGPVHVWTGDRTQPNTENMGNFYSAARDPIFYAHHSNIDRLWSVWKTLGGRRADITDPDYLNASFLFYDEDARMVRVKVRDCLDLRKLGYEYQGVDIPWLNSRPTPRVSSALRKLKKLGRANAADSPAQFPAKLDRVLKVMVKRPKKKRSKKEKDELEEVLVIEGIEVDRDSYVKFDVYINDEDDVVTTAENTEFAGSFVNVPHKHKNEKKIKTQLRLSISDIMEDLDAEDDEHVLVTLVPTNGGDAVTIGGIKIELDD